The Paenibacillus sp. FSL H7-0357 nucleotide sequence ATTGATAATGGTACCATTCGGGATGATATGAACCTCACCGGTAGTGCTCAGCAGTCTTGTCGTTCTGAGACCGATCATCTCTACAGTCCCTTTATAAGTACCGGTCTGGATTACATCACCTACCGCGAACTGATCCTCAAAAATGATAAAGAATCCGGTAATTACATCCTTGACCAAACTCTGCGCTCCAAAACCAATAGCAAGCCCCACTACCCCGGCTCCTGCCAGCAGCGGGCCCAAATTAAAATTGAATTCAGCGAGAATTATCATGATCATTACAAAATTACAGATAAACGTAACCACATTCTTCAGCAGTCCCCCAACGGTTGAGAACCGGCGGCTGTTCACCAGTATTCTGCCACGGGTCTCCCGTTCCATTGAACGGTCAATGATCTTGGATACCACTTTTATAATGACCCGGGTCAGAATGAAAATGATAAGAATCCGCAAGCCTGAAAACAGTACATTGGCCCACATTTCCGTGTTGGTGAAAAACTCCCACACCTTATCACTAAGAGTATATGCAGCTTTCAATGGATCTGTAGGTTCTTCTGCATTCAACATCCACTTATTCATCTACTCCCTCCCCTTCGGTGATAAGTGTATAACCTCTTCCTTTATTGTCCTTGCCATAGATCCCGCGGATTTCAACGTCCTGCTCCGCTATAATCTTCCGCACTTCGCCGATTGCTCCCCGAAAGAACTGAATAGACATTGCACAGCCTGCTGTAATTTCTTTGGGAGTCGGGAAGATATCAATTTCGATTTCCGCGTATTCCAGCAGCATTTCGGCACGCAGCGCCTGCTGCGTAGAATCAAAAGCAATCAGCAGCTCTTCCTCCATCTCCACGCCTCCCTCTGGGTTAAACGTCCTATCTCTTGCCCCTGTAGTATAAAAAATCTCTTTCATCCATATACTAGGATCATCAGCAACCTTTCAACTGAAAGACAAAGCTGCTGATATTTTCGTAGAGTCCCCTCAGAAAGGAAGATTATATGAATTCTTCTTCTAAAGCTGCACCACTGCAAGAACCATCCTGTTTAAAAATATCACATGCCGATCCCAATATCTATTCTGCCATTACTCACCGTCTGCTTTTTCACTTTTCCCGCACCCGTCCCGATACACCGATTGTAATCGTCTGTATAGGCACGGACCGTTCAACCGGAGATTCACTTGGGCCGCTGGTCGGAACAGCCCTGGCGCGGTTCCACAGCCCTCTGTTCCACCTGTATGGAACACTGGACGAGCCTGTGCATGCCGTTAATCTGGAAGAAACACTTACCCTCATCCGAGAGAAGTATAATAACCCTTTTATCATTGGTATAGATGCCTGCCTGGGCCATTCTACGAGTGTCGGCTGTATTCAGGTCGTGGATGGACCTTTAAAGCCCGGAGCGGGCGTAAACAAGCAACTCCCCCCTGTTGGCGATATCCATCTGACTGGCATCGTTAATGTAGGCGGCTTTATGGAGTACTTCGTATTACAAAACACAAGATTGAGCCTTGTAATGCGGTTATCTGATATTATTGCTGTCAGCCTCTATTCTGCCTTGAAACAGTGGAATCTCCATGCTAAATCTGCTGCAACGCGAGAGCAATAACTTCCTTCTCTTCCGGAGACAAAGGATATTGGGATTCTCCCGCTTCAAGCGGTTTGGAATAGATATAGGAGTTCTCACGATTA carries:
- a CDS encoding mechanosensitive ion channel family protein; protein product: MNKWMLNAEEPTDPLKAAYTLSDKVWEFFTNTEMWANVLFSGLRILIIFILTRVIIKVVSKIIDRSMERETRGRILVNSRRFSTVGGLLKNVVTFICNFVMIMIILAEFNFNLGPLLAGAGVVGLAIGFGAQSLVKDVITGFFIIFEDQFAVGDVIQTGTYKGTVEMIGLRTTRLLSTTGEVHIIPNGTIINVTNYSLANALAVVDVPVKIERGLEGTLSLIGEALVGIEERNSNVLGYPNILGIQSMSTSEYVIRVAANCLSNARESAERQIQSDIKQALEKQTSLEAAKAEQEARELAEREARSAEAEALEAARRARETEGINPIRQVAAAQEREGEEGEE
- a CDS encoding DUF3343 domain-containing protein codes for the protein MEEELLIAFDSTQQALRAEMLLEYAEIEIDIFPTPKEITAGCAMSIQFFRGAIGEVRKIIAEQDVEIRGIYGKDNKGRGYTLITEGEGVDE
- the yyaC gene encoding spore protease YyaC, which codes for MNSSSKAAPLQEPSCLKISHADPNIYSAITHRLLFHFSRTRPDTPIVIVCIGTDRSTGDSLGPLVGTALARFHSPLFHLYGTLDEPVHAVNLEETLTLIREKYNNPFIIGIDACLGHSTSVGCIQVVDGPLKPGAGVNKQLPPVGDIHLTGIVNVGGFMEYFVLQNTRLSLVMRLSDIIAVSLYSALKQWNLHAKSAATREQ